The Erythrobacter litoralis HTCC2594 nucleotide sequence GTGACGCCGTGCGGCCCGCGCTGGCCAAGAAGCTGCGCGCGCTCGACACCTTTTCTCTCGACGCGCTCGACGACGATGGTCCCGAATTCGGGGTGGTGATGATCCGCCGTACCGAAAATGGCGACATCGTGCTGCTGGGTGAAGTGCGCGACGACGTCAAGCTGGTCGAAAAGGTCGCCCGCAAGCTCGTCGGCTGAACCGCCTGTCTATATCCGGCCTATACGGCGCTGCTCTCAATCGCTAGCGCCGGGCCATGCCCTTCGCCCCCCGATCTTCCGTGCGCGTCCAACCCTATTTCGGACATCGCTCGCGCGAGCGCCTGAGAATATCCGCGCGCGCACTTGCCTCGGGCAAGGCCGGTTTCGATGCCAGCGGGCGGTGGCAGGCCATGCGCACCATGTTAGCGCAGTTCGCCAGCCGCGAGGTCGAGGGGCTGTCCGTCGAACTCGAGCTCAAGCATCCCGGCGGCGACCGGCTGCGCCATTCGGCCACCAGCGATGGAGAGGGGTACCTGGATTTCAACATCCGCCTGCCCGGCGAATGGGCGTTGCCCGCGGAGACCAGCTGGGAAGTGGTCGGCCTCCATTGGGTTAACGAGGAAGGCGAGCAGTGCGAGGAGGGCTTCGTGCTGGTGCCGGGCACTTCCGCGAAGCTGGGTGTAATTTCCGACATCGACGACACGATCATCGAAACCGGAATAACCGGCGGTTTCCGCAGCTTCATGCGCAACTGGCGACGGGTGCTGGCGCAAATGCCCAACGAGCGGGTCGCCGTGCCCGGAGCGGACGCATTCTACAATGCCATTGGCGGCGGGGTGACGACGCCCAAGGGGGCCATCCGTCCCGGAATGCAGATCGATGCCGCCAACCGGCCGTTCTTCTACGTGTCGTCTTCGCCGTGGAACCTGTTCGCCTATCTCGTCGCCTTCAAGCGCGAGCGGCAGATACCGCTCGGGCCGCTGGCCCTGCGCGATTGGGGCCTCAATCGCGAGACCTTCGGTTCCTCGAGCCACGGTTCGCACAAGCTCGCAGCCATCCGCGAAATCCTCGACCTCCATACCGACATGCGCTTCGCCCTGATCGGCGACGATTCACAGGGCGATGTCACCGCATTCGGCCAGATCGCCGAGGAATACGGGCGGCGCATCGCGGCGGTCTTCATCCGCAATACCGGCGATGCCCATAGCACGGAGGAAATGGCCGCCATCGCGACCATGCGCGCCGGCGGCGTGCCGCTGTGGATGGGCGAAGAATTCGACAGCGCGGCGGACTTTCTGAGCGCGGCGGGATTGTCGTATCAAGGCGAGACGGCCCAGATCGTCCGCGCGAAGGTCGCGGTCGGGGACGATGCCTGAGCGGGTCATGGGGCGTGAAAGGAATTCGGGCGTGGGCTGGCTGAGTTGGACGCTGATCGCGTTGGTCGCGCTGGCCCTTGTAGGTGCAGGGCTATGGTGGTGGGCTCTCAGTGCGCAATCGGTCGCGACGCTCGATCGTGTCGATGCCCTCTTCACCGGCTCGAAGGTCGAACAAAGCGCGCCGATCCCGTTCGGGACCGAGCTTGAGCAAGCGGTAGTGGTCGCCACACCCCTCGCGCCCTCGGCCGAGCTTCGTCCGGTCGTGCTTTTCGTACATGGCGGCAGCTGGAACAGGGGCAGCGCGGTCGATTACGCTTTCGTCGCACGCAATCTGGCGATCGAGGGCTATGTCGGCGTGAGCGCGGGCTACCGGCTGGTTCCGGGCGGCGAGTTTCCTGCCATGGTCGAAGATGCCGCCAGGGCGCTGCGCTGGACGGTCGATCATATCGCCGATTATGGCGGCGACCCAGACCGGATATACCTGATGGGTCATTCGGCCGGAGCCTATAACGTTGCGATGCTGGCGCTCGACGCGCAATGGCTGGAGCATGAGGACCTGCCGATGGATGCGATCAAGGGGGTCATCGGCTTGGCCGGCCCCTACGATTTCCTCCCGCTCGACAGCGACAGCACCAGCAACGCGTTCGGCGGGGCGAGCGATCTCGCTGCGACCCAGCCGATCAATTTCGCCCGCAGCGATGCCCCGCCGATGCTGCTGCTCACCGGTTATGCCGACACGACCGTGCGTCCGCGCAATTCCCGCGCGCTCGCGGCGGCGCTGACCCGGGAGGGGCAATCGACCGAGCCCGTGCTGCTTCCCGGCCTGACCCACAGCGGTATCATCATGGCGCTGTCCCGCCCCTTCGAGGGCAATGGCGCGGTGAAGGCGGCGATATTCGGATTTCTCGCGGCGAGGGAGCACGGCGATCGGGCAACACCTTCATCGCCTATTCAGGCCGCCGGAGGCTAATTGACCGCAATGCGCGCGCTCCTGTATCTCGTCGCCTGCCTGGCTGCGATCACGCTGTCGGTTCAACCGGCGACGGCACAATCCGTCCTGCGCGATGCGGAAACGGAAGCGCTGCTCGACGACATGGCCGCGCCGCTGGTCGAAGCGGCCGGGCTGCAACCCGGCAATGTCGACATCGTGCTTATCAACGATCCGTCCATCAACGCCTTCGTGGCGGGCGGACAGATCGTTTACCTCCATTCGGGCCTGATCAACGCCGCCGATACCGCCAACGAAGTGCAGGGCGTGATCGCGCATGAACTCGGACACATCACCGGTGGACACATTATCCGCACCGGCGAGGGCCTTCAGCAGGCGAGCAACATCTCGATCCTCTCGCTGATCCTCGGCGCGGCGGCCTTTGCCGCGGGCGCAGGCGATGCGGGCATGGCCGCGATCCTCGCAGGGCAGCGCGCCGCGCTTGGCAGCTTTCTCGCGTTCAGCCGGGTGCAGGAAGCCTCCGCCGACGCGGCAGGCGCGGAATATCTGTCCAAGGCCGGGATTTCCGGTCGCGGGTCGCTCGCCTTCTTCGGCAAGCTGCTCAACCAGGAATTCCGCTATGGCCGCAGCCAAGACGACGAAGCAGCCTTTACCCGCACTCACCCGCTCTCGGGCGACCGCATAGCCCGCTTGCGCGAAACCTACAGCGTTGATCCTGCATGGGAAGCGCCCGGCGACGCCGCACTCGAAGCGCGCTTCCAACGGGTCAAGGCCAAGCTCTACGGCTACTTGGCGGAGCCTAACCGCGTCGTGCGCGCCTATCCCGAAACCCGGCAGGACGTGCCTGCCCGCTATGCCCGTGCCTACGCCTTTCACAAGGATGCCCAGGTCGAACGCGCGCTCGACGAGGCCGAGGGACTGCTGCTGACCGATCCCGACAATCCCTATTTTCTCGAGCTCAAAGGCCAGATCCTGCTCGAATCGGGGCGTCCCGACGAAGCCCTGCCCGCCTTGCGGAGCGCCAACGAATTGAGCGGAAATCATCCCCTCATCGCCTCGATCTTCGGCCACGCTCTGATCGCGACCGAGGACGAAAGCAACCATACCGAAGCCGAGCGCGTGTTGCGCGCCGCAGTCGCGCGCGATCGCCGCAATCCCTTCGCCTGGTACCAGCTCGGTGTGGTCTATGCCGCGCAGGGCGACATGCCGCGCGCGCGCCTCGCGACAGCCGAGCGGGAAGTGATGACGCGGCAATACGGCCTCGCCCTTCGCAGCGCGCGGGTGGCCGAAGCGGGGCTGGAAGAGGGTACGCCGGACTGGCTGCGCGCGCAGGATATCCGCCTGCAGGCCGAAGCCGAACTTGAACGCCAGCGCGACGAACGGTAGCGCTCGAACATGGTCCGCAACGCGCTCCTCGTCCTCGCCGCCCTCGTCGCGGGCTTCGCCGGTGCCGGCATATTCAGCTGGTCCGGGCTTGGGGATCGCCATGTCGAACGATATCTGGTGGCCAATCCGGACCTGCTGCCGCAAATGATGGCCGCGCTCGAGCGCAAGCGCGCCGAGGACCGCCTGGCCAGTGTCGGGGGCGATGTGCGCACACCCTATGGCGGGGCCGTGCTCGGCAATCCCAATGGCAGCAAAACGCTGGTCAAGTTCACCGATTACAATT carries:
- a CDS encoding alpha/beta hydrolase; this translates as MGWLSWTLIALVALALVGAGLWWWALSAQSVATLDRVDALFTGSKVEQSAPIPFGTELEQAVVVATPLAPSAELRPVVLFVHGGSWNRGSAVDYAFVARNLAIEGYVGVSAGYRLVPGGEFPAMVEDAARALRWTVDHIADYGGDPDRIYLMGHSAGAYNVAMLALDAQWLEHEDLPMDAIKGVIGLAGPYDFLPLDSDSTSNAFGGASDLAATQPINFARSDAPPMLLLTGYADTTVRPRNSRALAAALTREGQSTEPVLLPGLTHSGIIMALSRPFEGNGAVKAAIFGFLAAREHGDRATPSSPIQAAGG
- a CDS encoding App1 family protein, which produces MRVQPYFGHRSRERLRISARALASGKAGFDASGRWQAMRTMLAQFASREVEGLSVELELKHPGGDRLRHSATSDGEGYLDFNIRLPGEWALPAETSWEVVGLHWVNEEGEQCEEGFVLVPGTSAKLGVISDIDDTIIETGITGGFRSFMRNWRRVLAQMPNERVAVPGADAFYNAIGGGVTTPKGAIRPGMQIDAANRPFFYVSSSPWNLFAYLVAFKRERQIPLGPLALRDWGLNRETFGSSSHGSHKLAAIREILDLHTDMRFALIGDDSQGDVTAFGQIAEEYGRRIAAVFIRNTGDAHSTEEMAAIATMRAGGVPLWMGEEFDSAADFLSAAGLSYQGETAQIVRAKVAVGDDA
- a CDS encoding M48 family metalloprotease produces the protein MRALLYLVACLAAITLSVQPATAQSVLRDAETEALLDDMAAPLVEAAGLQPGNVDIVLINDPSINAFVAGGQIVYLHSGLINAADTANEVQGVIAHELGHITGGHIIRTGEGLQQASNISILSLILGAAAFAAGAGDAGMAAILAGQRAALGSFLAFSRVQEASADAAGAEYLSKAGISGRGSLAFFGKLLNQEFRYGRSQDDEAAFTRTHPLSGDRIARLRETYSVDPAWEAPGDAALEARFQRVKAKLYGYLAEPNRVVRAYPETRQDVPARYARAYAFHKDAQVERALDEAEGLLLTDPDNPYFLELKGQILLESGRPDEALPALRSANELSGNHPLIASIFGHALIATEDESNHTEAERVLRAAVARDRRNPFAWYQLGVVYAAQGDMPRARLATAEREVMTRQYGLALRSARVAEAGLEEGTPDWLRAQDIRLQAEAELERQRDER